The Bacillota bacterium DNA segment CGTGACGTGACCCGGTGGACGCCCCGGCAGCGCAGGCAGGCCGGGCTGGCGTACATCCCCGAGGACCGGGACGCCGACGGGGTGGGGTTGGAGCTTTCGGTCGCGGATAACCTGATTGCCACCCGGTATCACCGCCGGCCGCTGTCGGCGTGGGGAGTGCTGCGGGGCGGGGCGATCGCCCGCTTCTGCCGGGCGCGGGTCGAGCGGTTTGGCGTGAGGGCGTCGGGGCTGGCGGCGAAGGCACGGACGCTGTCGGGCGGTAACCTGCAGCGGCTCGTGGTGGCGCGTGAGGCCGGGGAGTCGCCGAGGGTGCTCGTGGCCGCGCACCCGACTCGGGGTGTCGACATGAGCGCTATCCGGTCCATCCACCGGGCGCTGCTGGAGCTGCGGGACGGCGGCACGGGCATCCTGCTCATATCGGGCGACCTCGACGAGGTGCTGGCGCTTTCGGACCGCATCGCCACCATCTACCGGGGGCGTATTACCGGGGTCGTGGGGCGGCACGAGGCCGACCGCGAGCGCATCGGTGCGCTGATGCTGGGGGTGGAGGGGCGAGGCGTGGAGGGGCGCTCATCGTGAACGGGCGGTGGTTGCGCGCGGCGCTGAGTAAGGGGCTTATGGAGAGCGGGCTTTTTCGGATGGCCGCGACGTTCGCCGTCGCCCTGGCGCTTGGCGGCGTCGTGCTGGCGGTCTCCGGGCTGTCTCCGCTCGAGGTGTACGGGCTGTTGCTGCAACAGAGCCTGCTGGCACCCGGTGCGC contains these protein-coding regions:
- a CDS encoding ATP-binding cassette domain-containing protein — translated: LVFDEPTSVLTPQETRALFQTIRNLKVEGKSVVYISHKLWEILEIADRITVLRRGMRQGTVERSEASPAMLTRLMFGEELQAAGGGRWEEPAGREAALLLQDVSALDDRGVPALNGVTLELRTGEILGVAGVEGNGQRELAEAIAGTRPVACGRIVLAGRDVTRWTPRQRRQAGLAYIPEDRDADGVGLELSVADNLIATRYHRRPLSAWGVLRGGAIARFCRARVERFGVRASGLAAKARTLSGGNLQRLVVAREAGESPRVLVAAHPTRGVDMSAIRSIHRALLELRDGGTGILLISGDLDEVLALSDRIATIYRGRITGVVGRHEADRERIGALMLGVEGRGVEGRSS